A section of the Streptomyces sp. Je 1-369 genome encodes:
- a CDS encoding glycosyltransferase family 4 protein, whose amino-acid sequence MPQHVPSSLRAAAPRRAERVPALPPQPRRIVFLAHRDLGNPAAGGSELLVDRLADGLSKQGHQVTLLCGGPAAYRDYRVVSAGGDLGHYLRARTAFTRQVGDCDLLVEVCNGMPYLAPLWHRGPTLCLVNHVHTDLWGMRFQGALAPAARIGRRLEHWALSGAQRGNLLVAVSPSTATALRAIGVDRERIRIVHNGVEEPGPLHARSDEPMFLAMGRLVEYKRIDLLLRLWERVRPVTGGRLVIVGDGPERQRLEQLAGPGVEFKGHVSEAEKHRLLCEAWMLLHPSAVEGWGLVITEAATRSTPSIGFDVPGVRDSVEDGVTGLLARGESSFAAAWCTLALSAERRRALGKAAGERAVQFRWGNTVRQFQAVAAEAVAAHQVSQGPPTPQRSA is encoded by the coding sequence ATGCCCCAGCACGTACCGTCCTCGCTGCGCGCGGCCGCCCCACGCCGCGCGGAGCGTGTTCCGGCGCTTCCCCCACAGCCGCGCCGGATCGTCTTCCTCGCCCACCGCGACCTCGGCAACCCGGCCGCGGGCGGCTCCGAACTCCTCGTCGACCGGCTCGCCGACGGCCTCAGCAAGCAGGGCCACCAGGTCACCTTGCTGTGCGGCGGCCCCGCCGCGTACCGCGACTACCGTGTCGTCTCCGCGGGCGGCGACCTCGGCCACTACCTGCGGGCCCGCACCGCGTTCACCCGGCAGGTCGGCGACTGCGACCTGCTCGTCGAGGTCTGCAACGGCATGCCGTACCTGGCGCCGCTGTGGCACCGCGGGCCCACCCTGTGCCTCGTCAACCACGTCCACACCGACCTGTGGGGGATGCGCTTCCAAGGCGCCTTGGCCCCCGCGGCCAGGATCGGCCGCAGACTCGAGCACTGGGCGCTCTCGGGCGCGCAGCGCGGCAACCTCCTCGTGGCCGTGTCGCCGTCGACGGCCACGGCGCTGCGCGCGATCGGCGTCGACCGGGAGCGCATCCGCATCGTGCACAACGGCGTCGAGGAGCCGGGGCCGCTGCACGCCCGCTCCGACGAACCGATGTTCCTGGCGATGGGCCGGCTCGTCGAGTACAAGCGGATCGATCTGCTGCTGCGGCTGTGGGAGCGCGTCAGACCCGTCACGGGCGGCAGGCTCGTGATCGTGGGCGACGGTCCCGAGCGCCAGCGCCTCGAACAACTCGCCGGTCCCGGCGTGGAGTTCAAGGGGCACGTCTCCGAGGCGGAGAAGCACCGGCTGCTCTGTGAGGCGTGGATGCTGCTGCATCCGTCGGCCGTGGAGGGCTGGGGGCTCGTCATCACCGAGGCGGCGACCCGTTCGACGCCCTCGATCGGCTTCGACGTGCCGGGCGTACGCGACTCCGTGGAGGACGGCGTGACCGGTCTCCTCGCCCGGGGCGAGAGCTCCTTCGCCGCCGCCTGGTGCACCCTGGCGCTCAGCGCCGAGCGCCGCAGGGCCCTCGGCAAGGCGGCCGGGGAGCGGGCCGTGCAGTTCCGGTGGGGCAACACGGTGCGGCAGTTCCAGGCGGTGGCGGCCGAAGCGGTCGCCGCACACCAGGTGTCACAAGGACCCCCGACCCCCCAGAGGTCTGCGTGA
- a CDS encoding class I SAM-dependent methyltransferase, whose product MKDPSLRRSATLFRAFLREQQEPERCYTLLARDAADQVEAYVPVKDRVVVDIGGGGGYFTEEFRRRGAQSFLFEPDPAELGDKPPEGAVVADGYLLPLADGVADVTFSSNVLEHVDDPQTFLSEMVRVTRADGLIYVSFTNWLSPWGGHEWAPWHYLGAERARARYERRTGKAAKHTLGENLFVHHVGATLRQVRGRDDVEIVSARSRYWPFLAGAITKVPGVREIATWNLLLILRRCP is encoded by the coding sequence GTGAAGGACCCTTCGCTGCGCCGCTCCGCCACCCTCTTCCGGGCCTTCCTGCGCGAGCAGCAGGAGCCCGAGCGGTGCTACACGCTCCTCGCCCGTGACGCCGCCGACCAGGTCGAGGCGTACGTCCCGGTGAAGGACCGCGTCGTCGTGGACATCGGCGGCGGTGGCGGCTACTTCACGGAGGAGTTCCGGCGGCGCGGCGCTCAGTCCTTCCTCTTCGAGCCCGACCCCGCCGAGCTGGGGGACAAGCCGCCCGAGGGCGCGGTCGTCGCCGACGGGTACCTGCTGCCGCTCGCGGACGGCGTCGCCGACGTCACGTTCTCCTCGAACGTCCTGGAGCACGTCGACGACCCGCAGACGTTCCTGAGCGAGATGGTCCGGGTCACCAGGGCCGACGGACTGATCTACGTCTCCTTCACCAACTGGCTCTCGCCGTGGGGCGGTCACGAGTGGGCGCCCTGGCACTACCTGGGCGCCGAACGGGCCAGGGCCCGCTACGAACGACGTACCGGCAAGGCCGCGAAGCACACGCTCGGCGAGAACCTCTTCGTCCACCACGTCGGGGCGACGCTGCGCCAGGTGCGCGGCCGTGACGACGTGGAGATCGTGTCGGCGCGCTCCCGCTACTGGCCGTTCCTGGCCGGGGCGATCACCAAGGTGCCGGGTGTGCGCGAGATCGCGACCTGGAATCTCCTCCTCATCCTCAGGCGGTGTCCATGA
- a CDS encoding alpha-(1->3)-arabinofuranosyltransferase encodes MTTVQAPPPAAARPTTAAPEPARGPRSRRWLLGFWAVVFVSFLAVKPGRMTFDTKLGVAVDPWQFLSDLGQLWHDRGGFGGIQDQYVGYAFPMLPFYGLAKLVQLPVWLAERLWFSLIVAVAFWGALRLAERLGIGSRHSRLLGAVVYALWPTFTVVIGSTSAAALPGAFLPWVLLPLADDRFGARIAACRSALIIPFMGGVNAAATLASLLPVGLYLLSRPNGPRKRKLITWWVPGVILATAWWVVPLLMLGIYGENFLPFVEDSATTTGTMSATEALRGAGNWVAYLHFGEAWLPAGWTVATAVVAVVCSALAAALGLAGLARRDLPERRWLVLTVLSVVLVTLAGYGGAFGAPFHGTVQSWLDGGLVPFRNIYKFQTGLALALVLGLMHLVGVAAQARGARRVRGRRYAPLIAAVLVLPGLALPYLNGSILQPGSFQKLPTYWQTTADWLEKYSPDSRALVVPATAHGIYTWGSPIDQPLDVLADSRWAQRDYVPFGAPGNRRAMDAVEQALMTGAEVPGLRDYVTRAGLYYVVVRNDLDPDQVGNVPTATVKRTLEESGYRRVTGFGPQTTGGIIPDDTPIQVEGLYPRQRAVEIYAPAEGAERPGQAGLKPVSNTAVVSGGPESLLPLSADPSMRDRPTVLTGDNHPGVGAPGLQAVGDGMRRADTRFGLVNSNTSYTYGRDERNAVDALQNPDGKPHQILPSKGIDHQTTSELRGAKSVSASSYGNWLFHLPQYDPANAFDGNPATAWAEGDAESADGEWIKAEFHSEVAVPSSFRVTPLPQNGTRAAPTRIEVETEHGSIVSTLQPNGQPQRVRAQSGATDFVKITILDTQVARPGLTGAGFSEISIPEVRVTRLLQLPKDAEKSTDAKATTYSLHRTADPGAFSQVDTESGLHRRFTTTAEGAYDVKASAVAVPGRELDELLYKVAPEQEQQIIATADSTAKLGSGLSPRNLTDGDLTTAWIAGSDNRPVIHLKWPGKQPVGEIVLPAAGGLSTRPVKIEISSPDGAATAGVDENGNARFAPITTDEMDITITETAPLTVHNPVADDDLQLPVGLTEVYVPALDKYRTEQPDPKDRFSLPCGQGPVMSIDGELYETSAEGRVQDLTDRRPVDITLCQEGEKSPSVRLDAGAHSVETGDAGPLAVMDASLTTGTPAALDTTARELKVKDWLGDRREVTVGSGAASYLTTYENVNDGWKATLNGKELTSVRLDGWQQGWLVPNGEGGTVKLTYEPSQLYEIGLILAGVGVLALVALVLVRRRDPNTDGPSAAPPAPGVVLGTVALTLVAAVIAGPFALLVPALALLARWRHALLVPIAFLAMAGAGIAAATGAGEPVASDEGAFGHVAQLLALVALFAALVTVKEARPRAVDTVKYGPDTVGGPPPHAPAPAPAPSPGPGPATLPLGPDRDPAAHTPPLPRRKRAGDGTDGAPEAAAGPTVSARGPASAQPEPAPPGRRTVRFPRRRRPTTTGEGTQR; translated from the coding sequence ATGACCACGGTCCAGGCCCCACCCCCGGCGGCCGCAAGACCCACGACCGCAGCCCCTGAACCCGCCCGGGGGCCGCGCTCGCGGCGCTGGCTCCTGGGGTTCTGGGCCGTGGTGTTCGTGTCCTTCCTCGCGGTGAAGCCGGGGCGGATGACGTTCGACACCAAGCTCGGTGTCGCCGTCGACCCCTGGCAGTTCCTCTCCGACCTGGGGCAGCTCTGGCACGACAGGGGCGGCTTCGGCGGCATCCAGGACCAGTACGTCGGCTACGCGTTCCCGATGCTGCCGTTCTACGGCCTGGCCAAGCTCGTGCAGCTGCCGGTCTGGCTGGCGGAGCGGCTCTGGTTCTCGCTGATCGTGGCGGTCGCGTTCTGGGGTGCGCTGCGGCTCGCCGAGCGCCTGGGCATCGGCAGCCGTCACAGCAGGCTGCTGGGCGCGGTGGTGTACGCGCTGTGGCCGACGTTCACCGTGGTCATCGGCTCGACGTCGGCGGCCGCGCTGCCCGGCGCGTTCCTGCCGTGGGTGCTGCTTCCGCTGGCCGACGACCGGTTCGGTGCGCGCATCGCCGCGTGCCGTTCGGCGCTGATCATCCCGTTCATGGGCGGGGTGAACGCGGCGGCGACGCTCGCCTCGCTGCTGCCGGTGGGCCTGTACCTGCTGTCCCGCCCGAACGGCCCGCGCAAGCGGAAGCTGATCACGTGGTGGGTGCCCGGTGTCATCCTCGCCACCGCCTGGTGGGTCGTACCGCTCCTGATGCTCGGCATCTACGGTGAGAACTTCCTGCCGTTCGTCGAGGACTCGGCGACCACGACCGGCACCATGTCGGCGACCGAGGCGCTGCGCGGTGCCGGCAACTGGGTGGCGTATCTGCACTTCGGCGAGGCCTGGCTGCCCGCGGGGTGGACCGTGGCGACGGCCGTCGTGGCCGTCGTCTGCTCGGCGCTGGCCGCGGCGCTCGGCCTCGCGGGTCTGGCGCGGCGCGATCTGCCGGAGCGGCGCTGGCTGGTCCTGACCGTCCTGTCGGTCGTCCTGGTGACCCTCGCCGGGTACGGCGGCGCGTTCGGCGCCCCCTTCCACGGCACGGTCCAGTCGTGGCTGGACGGCGGTCTCGTCCCCTTCCGCAACATCTACAAGTTCCAGACGGGTCTGGCGCTGGCGCTCGTCCTCGGCCTGATGCACCTGGTGGGCGTCGCCGCGCAGGCGCGCGGGGCGCGGCGGGTGCGCGGCAGGCGGTACGCGCCGCTGATCGCGGCGGTCCTGGTGCTGCCCGGCCTCGCCCTGCCCTACCTCAACGGCTCGATCCTGCAGCCCGGTTCGTTCCAGAAGCTGCCCACGTACTGGCAGACGACGGCGGACTGGCTGGAGAAGTACTCGCCCGACTCGCGCGCCCTGGTCGTGCCCGCGACCGCGCACGGCATCTACACCTGGGGCTCCCCGATCGACCAGCCCCTCGACGTGCTCGCCGACTCCCGCTGGGCGCAGCGCGACTACGTGCCGTTCGGCGCCCCCGGCAACCGGCGCGCGATGGACGCCGTCGAGCAGGCGCTGATGACCGGCGCCGAAGTGCCCGGACTGCGCGACTACGTGACGCGGGCCGGTCTGTACTACGTCGTCGTACGCAACGACCTCGACCCCGACCAGGTCGGCAACGTGCCCACCGCGACGGTCAAGCGCACCTTGGAGGAGTCCGGTTACCGGCGCGTCACGGGCTTCGGCCCGCAGACCACCGGCGGCATCATCCCCGACGACACCCCGATCCAGGTGGAGGGCCTCTACCCGCGCCAGCGCGCGGTCGAGATCTACGCCCCCGCCGAGGGCGCCGAGCGCCCCGGCCAGGCGGGCCTGAAGCCGGTGTCCAACACGGCGGTCGTCAGCGGCGGCCCCGAGTCCCTGCTGCCGCTCTCCGCCGACCCGTCGATGCGCGACCGCCCCACCGTCCTGACCGGCGACAACCACCCGGGCGTCGGAGCGCCGGGCCTGCAAGCGGTCGGTGACGGCATGCGCCGCGCCGACACCCGCTTCGGGCTCGTCAACTCCAACACCTCGTACACGTACGGGCGCGACGAGCGGAACGCGGTCGACGCGCTCCAGAACCCGGACGGGAAGCCGCACCAGATCCTGCCGAGCAAGGGCATCGACCACCAGACGACGTCGGAGCTGCGGGGCGCCAAGTCGGTGTCGGCGTCCAGCTACGGCAACTGGCTCTTCCACCTGCCGCAGTACGACCCGGCGAACGCCTTCGACGGGAACCCGGCCACGGCCTGGGCGGAGGGCGACGCCGAGTCGGCGGACGGCGAGTGGATCAAGGCCGAGTTCCACTCGGAGGTCGCGGTGCCGTCCTCCTTCCGCGTCACGCCGCTGCCGCAGAACGGCACGCGGGCGGCGCCCACCCGGATCGAGGTGGAGACGGAGCACGGCAGCATCGTCAGCACCCTCCAGCCCAACGGGCAGCCGCAGCGCGTCAGGGCTCAGTCCGGCGCCACGGACTTCGTCAAGATCACGATCCTGGACACGCAGGTGGCGCGGCCCGGTCTGACGGGTGCGGGCTTCTCGGAGATCTCCATCCCCGAGGTGCGGGTCACGCGGCTCCTCCAGCTCCCGAAGGACGCGGAGAAGTCCACCGACGCGAAGGCCACCACGTACTCGCTGCACCGCACGGCCGACCCGGGCGCCTTCTCGCAGGTGGACACCGAGTCGGGGCTGCACCGCCGCTTCACGACGACGGCGGAGGGCGCGTACGACGTGAAGGCGAGCGCGGTCGCCGTACCGGGCCGTGAACTCGACGAGCTGCTCTACAAGGTGGCGCCCGAGCAGGAGCAGCAGATCATCGCGACGGCCGACTCCACCGCGAAGCTCGGCAGCGGCCTCTCGCCGCGCAACCTCACCGACGGCGACCTGACGACGGCGTGGATCGCGGGCAGCGACAACCGGCCCGTCATCCACCTCAAGTGGCCGGGCAAGCAGCCGGTGGGCGAGATCGTGCTGCCCGCGGCGGGCGGCCTCTCCACCCGGCCCGTGAAGATCGAGATCAGCTCGCCGGACGGCGCGGCGACCGCGGGCGTCGACGAGAACGGCAACGCCCGCTTCGCGCCGATCACCACCGACGAGATGGACATCACCATCACGGAGACCGCGCCGCTCACGGTCCACAACCCGGTGGCGGACGACGACCTCCAGCTGCCCGTGGGCCTCACCGAGGTGTACGTCCCCGCGCTCGACAAGTACCGCACCGAGCAGCCCGACCCGAAGGACCGCTTCTCGCTGCCGTGCGGGCAGGGCCCGGTGATGTCGATCGACGGCGAGCTGTACGAGACGAGCGCCGAGGGCAGGGTCCAGGACCTCACCGACCGGCGTCCCGTCGACATCACGCTCTGCCAGGAGGGCGAGAAGTCCCCGTCGGTCCGCCTCGACGCGGGGGCGCACAGCGTGGAGACGGGTGACGCGGGCCCGCTCGCCGTCATGGACGCGTCCCTGACCACCGGCACGCCGGCGGCGCTCGACACGACCGCCCGCGAGCTGAAGGTGAAGGACTGGCTCGGCGACCGCCGCGAGGTGACGGTCGGCTCGGGCGCGGCCTCGTACCTCACGACGTACGAGAACGTGAACGACGGCTGGAAGGCGACCCTCAACGGCAAGGAGCTGACCTCCGTCCGGCTCGACGGCTGGCAGCAGGGCTGGCTGGTGCCGAACGGTGAGGGCGGCACGGTCAAGCTGACCTACGAGCCGTCGCAGCTCTACGAGATCGGCCTGATCCTCGCAGGTGTCGGCGTCCTGGCCCTGGTGGCACTGGTCCTCGTGCGGCGGCGCGACCCCAACACCGACGGCCCGTCCGCCGCGCCGCCCGCCCCGGGTGTCGTCCTCGGCACGGTGGCGCTCACGCTGGTGGCCGCGGTGATCGCGGGTCCGTTCGCGCTGCTTGTTCCCGCGCTCGCCCTGCTCGCCCGGTGGCGGCACGCGCTGCTGGTGCCGATCGCGTTCCTCGCCATGGCGGGGGCGGGCATCGCGGCGGCGACGGGTGCGGGCGAGCCGGTCGCGTCCGACGAGGGCGCGTTCGGGCATGTGGCACAACTCCTCGCGCTCGTGGCGCTGTTCGCGGCGCTGGTGACCGTGAAGGAGGCGCGGCCCCGCGCCGTGGACACGGTGAAGTACGGCCCGGACACGGTAGGCGGCCCTCCGCCGCACGCCCCCGCGCCCGCTCCCGCTCCCTCACCGGGCCCCGGCCCGGCGACGCTGCCGCTCGGCCCGGACCGCGATCCGGCCGCGCACACGCCTCCGCTGCCCCGCCGCAAGCGCGCCGGGGACGGCACGGACGGCGCACCGGAGGCGGCCGCGGGCCCGACCGTCTCGGCCCGCGGCCCGGCATCGGCCCAGCCGGAGCCCGCGCCGCCGGGCCGCAGGACAGTGCGCTTCCCGCGCCGCAGGCGTCCGACCACGACAGGAGAAGGCACCCAGCGATGA